Proteins encoded by one window of Vibrio algicola:
- the lpxA gene encoding acyl-ACP--UDP-N-acetylglucosamine O-acyltransferase codes for MKTATAIHETAQIHPSVVIEEGVKIGANVKIGPFTYIGADVEIGEGTEIYSHVVIKGPTTIGKENKIFQFSSIGEACQDLKYKGEPTRLEIGDRNVIRESVTMHRGTTQDKHITKVGSDNLFMVNVHVAHDCVIGNRCILANNVTLAGHVTVEDFAIIGGISAVHQFCHIGQHCMVGGASGVAQDVPPFVIAQGNHATPFGVNYEGLKRRGFEKAEIHAIRRAYKSLYRNKNTLEEAKAEMAQDAKEYASVQVLIDFINNSSRGIIR; via the coding sequence ATGAAAACAGCAACAGCGATCCATGAAACGGCTCAAATTCATCCTTCAGTTGTGATTGAAGAAGGCGTGAAAATTGGGGCTAATGTCAAAATCGGTCCGTTTACCTATATTGGTGCCGATGTTGAAATTGGGGAAGGAACCGAAATTTACTCGCATGTTGTGATTAAAGGTCCAACAACCATTGGTAAAGAGAACAAAATTTTCCAGTTTTCCTCTATTGGTGAAGCTTGTCAGGATCTAAAGTATAAAGGTGAACCAACTCGCTTAGAAATTGGTGATCGCAATGTGATCCGTGAAAGCGTGACCATGCACCGTGGTACTACCCAAGATAAGCATATTACCAAAGTTGGCAGCGATAACTTGTTTATGGTTAACGTCCATGTCGCTCACGACTGTGTGATTGGTAATCGTTGTATCTTAGCTAATAACGTGACTTTAGCCGGTCATGTCACGGTCGAAGATTTTGCCATTATTGGCGGTATTTCGGCGGTGCATCAGTTCTGTCATATTGGTCAGCATTGTATGGTTGGCGGCGCTTCTGGTGTGGCACAAGATGTCCCTCCGTTTGTTATCGCGCAAGGTAATCATGCCACTCCGTTTGGAGTTAACTACGAAGGGTTAAAACGTCGTGGTTTTGAAAAAGCAGAAATTCATGCCATTCGCCGAGCTTATAAATCTCTTTACCGTAATAAAAACACCCTAGAAGAAGCAAAAGCAGAAATGGCGCAAGATGCAAAAGAGTATGCTTCTGTGCAAGTGCTGATTGATTTTATCAATAATTCTTCTCGTGGCATTATTCGTTAG